A portion of the Algisphaera agarilytica genome contains these proteins:
- a CDS encoding protease complex subunit PrcB family protein, giving the protein MRLLTVALAATLTCTPMLMLGCAGGGSSASSSTAEETAPPAKVFASPVQIIAKVSGDQMPIESHGVGILDQAAVAGLGLDAAFADAGVPVDLGVQSVVLFSLGQQATGGFAADITGLQLKGDTLYVQGTAEAPASGDAATQAITFPYCAVVTPKLPEGLTVLSDITSLQ; this is encoded by the coding sequence ATGCGCTTGCTCACCGTTGCCCTGGCCGCCACCCTGACCTGCACCCCCATGTTGATGCTCGGATGCGCCGGCGGAGGCTCGTCGGCATCCTCGAGCACGGCGGAAGAAACGGCCCCGCCCGCTAAGGTCTTCGCCTCGCCGGTACAGATCATCGCCAAGGTCAGCGGCGACCAGATGCCCATCGAGTCTCACGGCGTCGGCATCCTGGACCAAGCCGCGGTTGCCGGGCTTGGCCTGGACGCGGCGTTTGCCGACGCGGGTGTGCCGGTGGACCTGGGCGTTCAGTCGGTCGTGCTCTTCAGCCTCGGCCAGCAAGCCACAGGCGGCTTCGCCGCGGACATCACCGGGCTGCAACTCAAGGGCGACACGCTCTACGTTCAAGGCACCGCCGAGGCCCCGGCATCGGGCGATGCCGCCACCCAGGCCATCACCTTCCCGTACTGTGCGGTGGTGACACCGAAGCTGCCCGAGGGCCTGACGGTGCTCAGCGACATCACCTCGCTGCAGTAA
- the trmB gene encoding tRNA (guanosine(46)-N7)-methyltransferase TrmB, whose product MANPPSKTESLDVTGYGFSQDDLPELDHGPLDLRTWFKFERTAQAEGPGAGFDLEIGSGKGTFLVQQAGLEPEVDFLGVEWSKKFWRLAADRARRHGLGNVRLLWADATVFVRNYVADEALRRVHIYFPDPWPKARHNKRRSVQAPFLRELHRVLQPGGEIRLATDHADYFQWMQEHAAQVEDLFERRPFERPASAGEGELVGTNFERKYIREGREFQAMILVKRDPGR is encoded by the coding sequence ATGGCCAATCCCCCCTCGAAAACCGAATCCCTGGACGTTACCGGCTACGGCTTTTCCCAGGATGACCTTCCCGAGCTCGACCACGGGCCGCTGGACCTGCGGACCTGGTTCAAGTTCGAACGGACCGCCCAGGCCGAGGGCCCCGGGGCGGGCTTTGATCTGGAGATCGGCTCGGGGAAGGGCACCTTTCTGGTTCAGCAGGCCGGGCTGGAACCGGAGGTCGACTTCCTGGGGGTGGAATGGTCCAAGAAGTTCTGGCGTCTGGCGGCCGACCGCGCCCGCCGACATGGCCTAGGCAACGTCCGCCTGCTCTGGGCGGATGCGACGGTGTTTGTCCGCAACTACGTGGCGGATGAGGCGTTGCGCCGCGTGCACATCTACTTCCCCGATCCCTGGCCCAAGGCCCGCCACAACAAACGCCGTTCGGTGCAGGCCCCGTTCCTGCGGGAGTTGCACCGCGTGCTCCAGCCGGGCGGCGAGATCCGGTTGGCGACGGACCACGCCGATTACTTCCAATGGATGCAGGAACACGCGGCTCAGGTCGAAGACCTGTTTGAGCGTCGGCCGTTCGAGCGTCCCGCGTCGGCGGGCGAGGGCGAGTTGGTGGGAACGAACTTCGAACGCAAGTACATCCGCGAAGGCCGTGAGTTTCAGGCGATGATTTTGGTCAAGCGTGACCCGGGCCGATAA